Proteins from a genomic interval of Cucumis melo cultivar AY chromosome 7, USDA_Cmelo_AY_1.0, whole genome shotgun sequence:
- the LOC103493169 gene encoding AT-rich interactive domain-containing protein 2, translating to MGRWPISSNDSILDCNKDVDPNPSNGYCIAPDCLVEGSRANVDHDDCKATIRCYFEKILWVFLKEICRRGFIRPVPALLGEGGSLDLFELFMVVRDKGGYQVVSEKELWSSVVVELGLDLGLSASVKLIYFKYLSELEKWLMVRRGGTKLENGNSDYYYYRKSFPCLAELEAKIKDMLYGVLRQKSIYDERPGFKSNKPNGNVNVAETAAEKEIKFPKIEKKEHDLHEDVTPIQQNCTETPRVNGETNQIHVIGDCRSLDAVNVETETDSHGRSRESLLRMLKWVRKTAKHPANLSNGTVPESSKWKAYASDDALWLQVIKAKDALLNRKDVDKTAEKRLLIQKKVRMHPCIYEDNIDDNHHLSTERICCSRRSNALAKSELVASNNSCPPVRSNQIGSLTTEIGKGLKNQALLNGDLASEMEDNQANEDSVEKPVPVGALFQAAIPEWTGNISDSDSKWLGTRLWPSQHENNKFVSNRNPIGRGRLDSCSCQFPGSVECYRFHIAEARMRLKLELGLTFYDWRFHQMGEEISLQWTAEEEKRFKELAISSFNNQNQCFWNHSLKWFPMKSRKNLISYYFNVFLLRQRSYQNRVTPNDIDSDDEDVEFGCISGDFGAKAMEILGSKSVECSENKQFIDI from the exons ATGGGGAGATGGCCTATTTCATCCAATGATTCCATTCTAGATTGCAACAAAGATGTTGATCCTAATCCCAGTAATGGCTATTGCATTGCCCCGGATTGTTTGGTAGAAGGAAGTCGTGCTAATGTTGACCATGATGATTGCAAAGCCACGATTAGAtgctattttgaaaaaattctcTGGGTTTTTCTAAAGGAAATTTGTCGTAGAGGATTTATTAGGCCAGTGCCGGCGTTACTAGGTGAAGGGGGATCTTTGGATTTGTTTGAACTGTTCATGGTAGTAAGAGATAAAGGAGGTTATCAAGTGGTTTCGGAAAAGGAACTATGGTCGTCAGTTGTTGTGGAATTAGGTTTGGATCTTGGGCTTTCGGCTTCAGTGAAATTGATTTATTTCAAGTACTTAAGTGAGCTAGAGAAATGGCTTATGGTGAGACGTGGAGGCACAAAATTGGAAAATGGGAACTCTGATTACTATTACTACAGGAAAAGCTTTCCATGTTTGGCAGAATTGGAGGCAAAGATTAAGGATATGTTATATGGTGTGCTGAGACAAAAGAGCATATATGATGAACGTCCTGGATTCAAATCCAACAAACCGAATGGGAACGTTAATGTTGCCGAAACTGCAGCAGAGAAGGAAATAAAATTCCCTAAAATAGAGAAGAAAGAACATGATCTTCACGAGGACGTCACACCAATTCAACAAAATTGTACTGAGACACCTCGGGTTAATGGCGAAACCAATCAAATCCATGTTATTGGAGATTGTAGAAGTTTGGATGCTGTTAATGTTGAAACTGAAACAGACTCTCATGGGAGATCTCGAGAATCTTTACTACGAATGCTGAAGTGGGTGAGAAAGACTGCAAAGCATCCTGCAAATCTATCAAATGGTACAGTACCGGAGTCATCCAAGTGGAAAGCGTATGCTAGCGATGATGCATTATGGCTTCAAGTTATCAAGGCAAAGGATGCTCTTTTAAATAGGAAGGATGTTGACAAAACCGCTGAGAAACGTCTGTTAATACAG AAGAAAGTAAGGATGCATCCATGCATTTATGAGGATAATATTGATGATAACCATCACCTCTCTACAGAAAGGATCTGTTGCAGCAGAAGATCTAATGCTTTGGCCAAATCTGAATTGGTCGCAAGTAATAATTCATGTCCACCCGTCCGAAGTAATCAGATTGGCAGTCTAACAACAGAAATTGGGAAGGGACTCAAGAATCAAGCACTCTTGAATGGTGATTTAGCATCTGAAATGGAAGACAATCAGGCAAATGAAGATTCTGTTGAGAAGCCGGTTCCTGTAGGTGCTTTATTTCAAGCAGCAATACCTGAATGGACTGGTAATATTTCCGATAGTGACTCTAAATGGTTAGGGACACGGTTGTGGCCTTCTCAACACGAAAATAACAAGTTCGTAAGCAATAGAAATCCCATCGGCAGAGGGAGACTGGATTCATGTAGTTGCCAATTTCCAGGTTCTGTTGAATGTTATAGATTTCATATTGCAGAAGCAAGGATGAGATTAAAGCTCGAACTTGGTTTGACATTCTATGATTGGAGATTTCATCAAATGGGGGAGGAAATATCTCTGCAGTGGACTGCTGAAGAGGAAAAGAGATTTAAAGAGTTGGCAATATCCAGTTTTAATAATCAAAATCAGTGCTTTTGGAACCATTCCTTGAAGTGGTTCCCAATGAAATCGAGGAAAAACTTGATAAGCTATTACTTCAACGTGTTTCTTTTACGGCAGAGAAGCTATCAGAATCGTGTTACTCCAAATGACATTGATAGTGATGATGAAGATGTAGAGTTCGGTTGCATCAGTGGTGATTTTGGGGCTAAGGCAATGGAAATTTTAGGCTCAAAATCTGTAGAATGTTCTGAAAATAAACAGTTCATAGATATTTGA